GTTTTGAAGATTAACGGTTTACGCGTTTTATTTTCGTGAAGTgtgattttcatttaccaTTATCCTGAAGTGCAAACCCTCATTGATTTTAAGTATTTCTATATGATTTTAAACTACAATTAAGTTGCTGCTTAAAGCATATTGTTTGTCATTACATctgtataaaaaattcctgtCTATCAGGGTGTCGCAAGCAAAGCCTTTCCATGTTTGGCTGAACGGTTTGATATGAACGTAGATACTCAACTATCTCGCGATGGTAAGACAAAAGCTTTCCTGTTCTTTTCGACTTTCTTTCTTGTCTGACACAATACACTAGGGTTGTATTCATCTCTGAGGACTCGATACAAAGTGTATATTTCCATGCACGCTTTTGCTATATGGCATCGGTTTATCTCTTTTTTGGCAATTTATCTATGGCCTTGCATAATGGTTAGTCTGATTTTATAGTTTGAGTTATTGTAATATGCTAATGAACATTTTCAGGGGTCGGTTAATCTAAACTTACAAGATCGAGAAaacgaatatttttttgacagCATTCAGTACATTATTTATACATCTGAACTCCTCGTAGGAGATCACGAGCTACAGCGGTCACATCATGAAGAACAGCCTTCTTTGGTTTATCCTTCTTCATCGTTCAGTTCTACGAGCAAGTTTTGGAGATACTTCGCCTATCTGCTGAGCTTACAAATTGTAAtagattttgttttatacaAATTATCATCTGCAATGGCAAGTCTTCATTATCTAAAGTTTGTGAAGATAATAGCCTTATCTTATATTTGCTTCTCTTCGCTCATACGGATTTGTCATTGCTGGACATATTTTATTCGTATTATGGGATTATCCAGCTTAAATAAGTTTGTCAATCTATTGCatgattttgaaactaCATCTAATCGTGTTTACTCCCAAATTTGTGAATTGGAAGCAAATTCGGCAGCAAATCGCTCCCGGTTAATGGACTTCCTTCCTGCCAATGATCCTTTATTGTTTAATCTTACGGAACAAAATACTTTAAGTTACGAACTGTCTGGTTTGTATGAGAAGCTTTTACCTAGATACCAGCTGGTTCTGTCAAGAATATATCCGTATGCAGCTGCTTCCAACCTTAGAAACCTATTATCACTATATAGACTTCCAAATTGCTTTGGTAAATTAAATTCGTTTGACCTCCGAAAAGGTTCCTCAACAAGCTTAAAACGGAGTTCCATGTACCTAGCCCGTAAAGAAAACCAAGACTTTGATGACCAATCCACCCAAATTCTCAATCACATCAAAACTGCTTATTATGAATTAACTATAATCTCTAAGCAAGTTCTATGTTGCATACTATCGTTTCCGGttgattcatttttagCTGAAAGGTCTTCATGGCTCATTGTTCACCGGGAGGTAGGTGACCTCTCTAATGCATTGTCTGTGTCGATGGTTCGTCTCGTTGACATCTTAAAGTTTTCAGTTGAATCGGTCAACCGTAATCAACATAACACTACTAGCAAACCTTTCCCCAGGATCATGtgcaaagaaaatttgcGCAGTCTTTTTAACGAGTTGCACTCTGTAATGATGGAAACTCATGAGTCTATCAGCTCATATATTCAAGAAGGAGACAATACAGCTATGCAGACATATGCTATGGATGAATATGATCAAGTTGGTTTACTGCTCAAAGATTTGCTCTCTGAATGGGACTTTAATAGAGCACTACTTCTCAACTTGCAACACATGCACCGAAAGcgtaaataattttggcTTTCAGAATTTTAAACcatattttgcttttatgaTCTTTTTTATCCATTATTGTCCGTTTCTGTTATACGTCTTTCGGAACCTTGTTGGTTTTAATAGTTAGGATAGTTATTATAAACTATTTACAAATCGACATTTATCTAGGTTTAAATGTCGTTCAACTCAGCAATGATGTCTTTgttgcttaaaaatttgccTTAACCTTTCGTCCTGtataatattttagttATACCAGTTTATCTTTACACTTATGCTTATGCTACTTATTGCAGGcgcaattttttaaaaaattaaattaacaTGAATTTACTATTATTCTATGAATTTTCCTGTTTTTATGGTCAAAactgttaaattttttaaagttttgaTGGCTGTAGATTTAAAGTATAGATCGCCAATCGTGCGTTTACAAGTCATgctacaaaaaatttactaaatatataatataaacatatttaattgattttaaaaattttcagtCATTAATTCTCTCTGTATTCGAGTTTGTTTAATAACTACAGTATAACAGCGCTCCATTCTTTAACCACATGTCAGTACAGTATCCACCACAACATTCTGTTCTGCTCGTCAGCAGTGGATATGACCATACCATTAGATTTTGGGAAGCCCTAAGTGGAATATGCTCGAGAACAATACAACATGCGGACTCTCAGGTAAATCGTTTATGTATTTCACCTGATAAGAAGTTTCTAGCAGCCGCCGGAAATCCTCATGTAAGATTGTACGACATAAACACTAGTAGTCAAATGCCATTAATGACCTTTGAAGGGCACACCAATAATGTTACAGCCATCGCTTTTCATTGTGATGGTAAATGGCTTGCCACATCGAGCGAGGATGGAACAGTAAAGGTGTGGGATATGAGAGCCCCTTCAGTTCAGCGAAACTATGATCATAAATCTCCTGTTAATGACTTGTTAATTCATCCAAATCAAGGTGAACTGCTTTCATGCGACCAAAGTGGACGAGTTCGTGCATGGGATTTAGGAGAGAATTCTTGTACACACGAACTTATTCCGGAAGAAGATGTACCTATGAGCAGCATTACTGTTGGATCTGATGGTAGTATGCTTATTGCTGGGAACAACAAAGGAAACTGCTACGTTTGGCGAATGCTAAATCATCAGGGTGCTTCATTGCTTCAGCCCGTTGTCAAATTTCAAGCTCATCAGCGTTATATCACTCGCTGCGTCTTGTCTCCTGATGTCAAACACCTTGCTACATGTTCTGCCGATGCTACAGTGAATATATGGAGTACGGAGGATATGTCATTTATGCTTGAGAGACGACTTCAAGGGCATCAAAGATGGGTTTGGGATTGTGCGTTTTCTGCTGATTCTACCTACTTAGTAACCGCATCTTCTGATCATGTTGCAAGGCTTTGGGAGTTATCGAGTGGTGAAACAATCCGTCAGTATTCGGGTCATCACAAAGCTGCTGTTTGTGTTGCTCTTAATGACTACCAAATTTAAGTGTTTCAAagcatttttcaaaataagtTTACGAGTTATGTTTTGTTGTATTTTTAGCTCAACTGATGTTGGAAAATTACTTCTATATATTCAAGTTTATTACACGCCTTTATCCTATTTTACCTTTGCTATATAGATTTTATTCACCAATCTTCTTAGGAAAACAAGAGTCTTGTCTTGTCAACATTCGTTTATATTAAGTGTGTCTGATTTCAAGACGATTTCTTAGTCacttacaaattttttataaattatattCTTCCCTTGATACAGTATTTGCTAGTTTCATATCTCGGAGTTTTTATGATAAATAATAGTCTTAAGTGATGataacttttgaaaattttcaatgctTATTAGTGTAGTTTAACTTATTTTACAACTTTTATCTCTAAACATGATAGGATTAAGTAGGAAAAGTTACATATCCTCGTGTCcttaaatgaaatgaaatgtATATCTTCATTAGCTTTCTGGTTAGCGAAGAAGCGAATTTGATAatgcaaaatttgaagaatttaGTCTCGCTAAATCTGCTAATTAACTTACCGAGACTTACCGTAGTAAGatacgaaaaaaatttctagGCCGTTCGACACAGCTGACCTTAACCACAACTCACAGCCAGCACATACTTAATCTCGCGAGGAGAAAAAACCTTCGATTTATAGCTCACTCTTTCCACTAACAATGTCTACTCAACCTCTTTTACAAACTACTCCTGGTAAAAGAATTGCTCTTCCTGTTCGTGTTGAACCTAAAGTTTTTTTCGCTAATGAACGTACTTTCCTTTCTTGGTTGAGCTTTGCAGTAGTTTTGGGTGGTTTGTCAGTTGGTTTACTTAACTTTGGTGATCGAATTGGTAAGATTAGTGCAGGACTTTTCACTATTGTTGCTATTGGTACCATGGGTTATGCTCTTGGTATTTACCACTGGAGAGCATCTGCTATTCGACGACGCGGAAGTGGTCCTTACGATGATCGATTGGGACCTACCATTCTCTGCTTTGTTTTGTTGGCAGCTATTATAACCAACTTTGTTCTTCGTATGTTATTTTGAAAGGATTAAGTCCATTTTTTGGAGATTTTTTCGCGATATTTCAGCCTTATCGTCTGAGCATAACTTCACAAATATGAAAATGAGGATTCCTTACTCTCCATTCCAAGTTTTTAAGCTTAGTGTTTGATAGGCTTAAGTTCTTTtaaacatatattttagattatcaatttatttagtttCCTCGTAACATGTAAAGTTTTTACATTATCTGACAATCTTTATTGAAGGCTGCAAAGATGAAAGGCCCTGGAAACGTTATGACACTGAATTGaaagattatttttttaatgccTGGaaagtgattttttttttcagtaGGTCGTTACGGAACCCCCCTTATCATTTATCTGTTGTTTCCTTACATTTGTTTTGCTTCCTTGAGCGTCGCTTGTTAACGCAGGAGGAGAGAAATACtagtttattatttataactTATTCTACATATTGTTGGATTAATATGTCTCGCTTTGTTATATAATGGCTCCGGTTTAAggctttattttattttattttattttaatttttaattactcagcgtttttattatatagtGTTATTTTTGGGATTGCCGGAATTACTACATGGACTAGGAggttattttatttaatatcttTGCATCGCTGTCTGTGGACAGCTTTGACATTGGCGTCGAAATTATagtaaatatttcattatttgttttcttttgaagattttgcattttcaaGCTGTTTCGCCTGTTCTTGCTTATACAATTTAAAGTactctctttttttattatttaaatcgTTTTTAAGCACTAGAAATGATATAGGGCCGACTGCGTGAGTTAgtgaaaaaagcaattatagacaaaaatatatatattaatttattctcTTAAAGAACTTTGAAACCTGAATTACTTCAGTTTTATAGTATCAATAAACATACCAGTAATgaatattccaaaaaatgtgAGTAGTTGTCCTTTTAAGCTCATACCCATcgtgaaaaattaaattgtaGGATTCAAATACTGAAAGGTTATAATGCTTGCAATAAAATAGCTTTGAAAGGACGAAACCAAAACTTTCGACGTTTAATTGGGTTATTTGCTCACGAAGCCGGTTCAAGTGatatcttctttttgcaGCCCGATGTTAACTTCTGAAGTGTTAATAGTTAATGGTCACTAAGGTATCGTTATAAtatgaaacaaaaactgCAGTGTCTTGGAAAGAGAGTGGTTTAAAGGGGCTATAGAATTCTGATAGAACAAATTCAGAagtttaaacaaatattgGTGTAAATGGGATTTTTAACTTATAAAATCTCGTAGTGTCCTTGGTTGTCTATTTTGACGTAAAATATGTGCCAGTTTTCAAGCCTTTTATTCTTAGTATACTAATCATTTGCAAATGAAAAGTGTTTTTTGTAAAGCATGTAAGCCGATAACCCTTGATTAAGGCCAATCTAAACTTTCCAAGCTACAAAgaataagttttttttgcgGTTGTAGGTTGCTTTTGAATCAATTAATGTCTAAAGTTTACTCAATTAAGAATTGCCTGTTCACTTTAACGGAATTTCCGTATTATGTATTGACCTTTGTCTTATTGTATTGTAGAATAAGTCATCCAGACATAGTACATGAATTGTAAAGCCATACATTGCTACATAAACTACAGcttaattcaaaaaattgcatCTGTTATCgtaaaaaaagcaaataaagCGTTTTGAATCAGTAAATTATCAACAGTACAATTGCTAATTTATCAATACATTCTGCGAAGAAAATAGAGTATGACCGCATTTGCCACCTGCAGCCTTTGGGTGGTTAGTGCTCTGCAAAGTAACTGAATctatatgaaaaaaaaaggtacgAACctgaaaatatattatgCTACGactttgaaatttaaaattaaaaaaattcaattattaGGAATGGTAGCATTCATTTGATTTCCTCTATGGTGTAAGCCTGGTGTCATGCGCCATTCGCCCAGTTACCTAAAGGTTACACTTCACTTTTAGTTGCTTCTACCTCCAACCTCCACGGAATTACTCAAATTTCAGTTGGGCACTGGGAGGTTGCAAATCGAGAAATTGCAAGAGTATCTGAGGACACTCAAGTAATTCTGATGGCAACCCGTTCTGTCAGCATGAAACAGACCTCGCAACGCGCTGCCAGCCCTAATAAAACTCAGGGTGCCAAAAAATGGTCAGCAGTTGCTGCTAGAGGAAGCAAAATTGCTCAGTCTGCTACGAATGATCATCGTAATGTAGAATCTATTAAAGTAGTACCTGAAAATAGAGTCAGAGGGGGAGTTGCTGCTAAAGCCACCGACTCATCTTCCAACGTTACCTCGTTGGCCTCTTCCGAGGAAAATGTTTCGAGTGTTTCTGGTTCTGCGAAATCAAATAATTCTCAGCAAAGAGTTTGGAAAACAGATGTAGCTATTTCAGCAGAAAAGCGCACTGAAACTCGTCAACGAGAACTCCGTCGCTGGATGCCAGATCCGGAAGATGCAGGTGTTCCTCTAGCTGGTTTAGAGGAGTCTACTGATAATGTTGAATGGGATCAATTTGCtacaaatgaaaaacttttcgGTGTGAAATCTCATTTTGATGAAGATTTGTATACTTCTCGTATCGATCGAAGTCATCCAAAATACAAAGAGAAAGAGCAAGAAGCTGATCGTATAGcgaaagaaattgaaggtACCGTAACCAACAACATTCATATTGCTGAAGAGCGTGGTCTTAAAGTTGATGATAGTGGACTTGATGAAGAGGACCTTTATTCTGGCGTTCATCGTTCTATCGATGTTGTTAGGAACTACACCCGCAGTAATGCGTACAACAAGAACAACAAAGATCAAAAACCTAAGAACCATGAAGCCCCTCATCAACATCCACAGCAGAAAGTAGTTCCTCCTGATGATCCAGCAATTGTGTCTCACCGTCACCTTGCTTTGCCTCGCGCACCTGGTCCAGATTCTCGAGCAGCTGAAAGG
This region of Schizosaccharomyces pombe strain 972h- genome assembly, chromosome: II genomic DNA includes:
- the inp2 gene encoding myosin-binding vezatin family protein Inp2, translating into MNVDTQLSRDGLYSSLRTRYKVYISMHAFAIWHRFISFLAIYLWPCIMGSVNLNLQDRENEYFFDSIQYIIYTSELLVGDHELQRSHHEEQPSLVYPSSSFSSTSKFWRYFAYLLSLQIVIDFVLYKLSSAMASLHYLKFVKIIALSYICFSSLIRICHCWTYFIRIMGLSSLNKFVNLLHDFETTSNRVYSQICELEANSAANRSRLMDFLPANDPLLFNLTEQNTLSYELSGLYEKLLPRYQLVLSRIYPYAAASNLRNLLSLYRLPNCFGKLNSFDLRKGSSTSLKRSSMYLARKENQDFDDQSTQILNHIKTAYYELTIISKQVLCCILSFPVDSFLAERSSWLIVHREVGDLSNALSVSMVRLVDILKFSVESVNRNQHNTTSKPFPRIMCKENLRSLFNELHSVMMETHESISSYIQEGDNTAMQTYAMDEYDQVGLLLKDLLSEWDFNRALLLNLQHMHRKRK
- the wat1 gene encoding TORC1/2 complex WD repeat protein Wat1/Lst8; its protein translation is MSVQYPPQHSVLLVSSGYDHTIRFWEALSGICSRTIQHADSQVNRLCISPDKKFLAAAGNPHVRLYDINTSSQMPLMTFEGHTNNVTAIAFHCDGKWLATSSEDGTVKVWDMRAPSVQRNYDHKSPVNDLLIHPNQGELLSCDQSGRVRAWDLGENSCTHELIPEEDVPMSSITVGSDGSMLIAGNNKGNCYVWRMLNHQGASLLQPVVKFQAHQRYITRCVLSPDVKHLATCSADATVNIWSTEDMSFMLERRLQGHQRWVWDCAFSADSTYLVTASSDHVARLWELSSGETIRQYSGHHKAAVCVALNDYQI
- the nrf1 gene encoding vacuolar transporter chaperone (VTC) complex, GTPase regulator subunit Nrf1; this encodes MSTQPLLQTTPGKRIALPVRVEPKVFFANERTFLSWLSFAVVLGGLSVGLLNFGDRIGKISAGLFTIVAIGTMGYALGIYHWRASAIRRRGSGPYDDRLGPTILCFVLLAAIITNFVLRMLF